A genomic window from Fibrobacter sp. UWR3 includes:
- a CDS encoding ATP-binding protein — protein MSEKLIVGRKREISLLNRFIDSDEAEFVAVYGRRRVGKTYLVKGLFHKNFSFYMTGLANSDLKKQLQNFTDAFSQYFSKKATVKNWFDAFNLLRDELSKLRKTKKIIFIDELPWFDTARSDFVSALEHFWNSWASDDPTIKLIVCGSATSWMMNKLINNKGGLHNRVTHQIKLSPFTLGECEEFLKAKNFTMDRFEIAQFYMVFGGIPYYLKLLDKGESLAQNVDRLLFSEDGELRNEFHNLYHALFRNSEKYIAIVEVLAQKKKGITRNTLIKELSVESSGGVSKALDDLENCGFIRRYSPFGKKTKDELIQLVDFYTLFYFRFLAKRAKGRRNQWLQIQGKPEYNSWCGYAFEMLCLQHYPQILNALGISGIESAPCSWIYTGKDGAQFDLLIDRIDNVINICEMKFSTSPYEVTQHYLTELLEKVKLFKESTKTRKSPMLTFVTSLGLKPNSCARQIPKSISLDVLYNSPNLP, from the coding sequence ATGTCCGAAAAACTGATTGTTGGCAGAAAACGCGAAATATCCCTGTTGAACAGGTTCATCGATAGCGACGAAGCTGAATTTGTCGCTGTCTATGGTCGTAGGCGAGTCGGCAAGACTTATCTCGTGAAGGGCCTTTTCCATAAAAACTTTTCTTTTTACATGACGGGGTTGGCCAATTCCGATCTCAAAAAGCAATTGCAGAATTTTACGGATGCCTTTTCGCAATATTTTTCAAAGAAGGCAACCGTCAAAAATTGGTTTGACGCGTTCAATCTCTTGCGCGACGAACTATCGAAATTGCGTAAAACCAAGAAAATCATTTTCATTGATGAACTGCCGTGGTTCGATACCGCACGGTCTGACTTTGTAAGCGCCCTGGAACATTTCTGGAATTCGTGGGCCTCCGATGACCCGACCATAAAGTTGATTGTCTGTGGTTCTGCCACGTCGTGGATGATGAACAAGCTCATCAACAACAAGGGTGGTCTGCATAACCGCGTAACGCACCAGATAAAACTTTCTCCGTTCACCCTTGGCGAATGCGAAGAATTTTTGAAGGCAAAAAATTTCACCATGGACCGTTTTGAAATCGCTCAGTTCTACATGGTTTTTGGGGGGATTCCGTATTACTTGAAACTCCTGGACAAAGGCGAAAGCCTTGCACAGAATGTGGACAGACTTTTGTTCAGCGAAGATGGCGAACTCCGCAACGAATTTCACAACTTGTATCACGCGTTGTTCCGCAATTCCGAAAAATACATTGCCATCGTAGAAGTTCTTGCTCAAAAGAAAAAGGGGATAACCAGGAACACGTTAATCAAGGAACTTTCAGTCGAAAGTAGCGGGGGCGTGTCCAAGGCCTTGGACGATCTTGAAAATTGCGGATTCATTAGGCGTTATAGTCCCTTTGGCAAGAAGACCAAAGACGAACTGATTCAACTCGTCGATTTCTACACGCTTTTCTATTTCAGGTTCCTCGCGAAACGGGCGAAGGGTCGCCGCAACCAATGGCTGCAAATCCAGGGTAAGCCTGAATACAACAGTTGGTGCGGCTACGCATTCGAAATGCTGTGCCTTCAGCATTATCCGCAAATCCTGAACGCACTCGGAATCTCTGGAATAGAAAGTGCCCCATGTAGCTGGATATATACGGGGAAAGACGGCGCACAATTCGACCTTCTGATCGACCGCATCGACAACGTCATCAACATCTGTGAAATGAAGTTTTCGACCAGCCCCTACGAAGTCACGCAGCATTACTTGACGGAACTCCTCGAAAAAGTCAAGCTGTTCAAGGAATCCACTAAGACCCGCAAGTCACCGATGCTTACCTTCGTGACATCGCTCGGTCTAAAACCCAATTCCTGCGCCAGGCAGATTCCAAAATCAATCTCTTTGGATGTCTTATATAATTCGCCAAATCTACCATAA
- a CDS encoding FISUMP domain-containing protein yields MKNFIAPRSLSLPKGRLITIFLLAAFFALSACDDSSSAGDDETGVSSSSVESPDSSVTLSGASAESNGSSNENMEKDKSSSSVKGSEPAEVSSSSAKEIKNSSDSKSSSSVKTGGSSSSNKDKSSSSVSSSSSEKQSSSSVGSSSSSVKRSSSSVASSSSFVKQDYTSPNLSYGVFEYEQRKYKYLTVTGKDTNNKAATIDVMAENLNVGIMIDGSENQSDNSKVERYCYDNDTTKCANYGGLYQWAEMMGFNDSCNTKSCAHLIQKNHQGICPDGWRLLTYNDFNIVMKAENNDAGWKGVNTTAFGGLNYTGYSLVGAGYNWRHTFTGLKEGTYWFYPEESKTYTKEAAYCGYAIKGDGGTRIEQYKTEGFSVRCARN; encoded by the coding sequence ATGAAAAATTTCATTGCTCCAAGGTCCCTGAGCTTGCCGAAGGGCCGGCTCATAACCATCTTCTTGTTGGCGGCATTCTTCGCCCTTTCCGCCTGCGACGATTCGTCGTCGGCGGGTGACGATGAAACAGGTGTTTCCAGTTCGTCTGTAGAGTCGCCTGATTCGAGTGTCACCCTGAGCGGAGCGTCAGCGGAGTCGAATGGGTCTAGTAACGAAAATATGGAAAAAGACAAGTCTTCCAGTAGTGTCAAGGGTTCCGAGCCCGCCGAAGTGTCCAGCAGTTCCGCAAAAGAAATAAAGAACTCGTCCGACTCCAAGAGTTCAAGTTCTGTGAAGACTGGTGGTTCTTCCAGCAGTAATAAGGATAAATCTAGTTCGTCGGTGAGTTCGTCTTCGAGTGAAAAGCAAAGTAGTAGTTCTGTAGGATCGTCTAGTTCTTCTGTGAAGCGTTCTTCGTCATCAGTCGCTTCGAGTAGTAGCTTCGTAAAACAGGACTATACTAGTCCAAATCTTTCGTATGGTGTATTTGAATATGAACAACGCAAATACAAGTATTTGACTGTGACAGGAAAAGATACTAATAATAAAGCTGCAACAATCGATGTTATGGCGGAAAACCTGAATGTTGGTATAATGATTGATGGTTCTGAGAATCAATCAGACAACTCTAAAGTTGAACGCTATTGCTATGACAATGATACCACAAAATGTGCAAATTACGGTGGACTTTACCAATGGGCAGAAATGATGGGCTTCAACGATAGTTGTAATACCAAGAGTTGTGCTCACTTGATTCAAAAAAACCACCAAGGGATTTGCCCAGATGGTTGGCGTTTGCTTACATACAATGACTTCAATATTGTCATGAAGGCTGAAAATAATGATGCTGGTTGGAAAGGGGTAAATACCACTGCGTTTGGAGGATTAAATTATACGGGATATAGTTTGGTTGGCGCGGGATATAATTGGAGACACACTTTTACAGGACTAAAAGAAGGAACATACTGGTTTTATCCTGAAGAATCTAAAACATATACTAAAGAAGCTGCATATTGTGGTTATGCGATAAAAGGTGATGGTGGAACGAGAATTGAACAATACAAAACGGAAGGATTTTCCGTCCGTTGCGCTCGAAATTAA
- a CDS encoding LEPR-XLL domain-containing protein — translation MDKRNCKKGSSRNNFKIEQLEPRMMMNADVVLDDFGDNISNVSTTVESALNEVDDLRLSGLGLNESLDSASAYFSGVGSNIRSLVSTAFENYRDALPDGTTSVPLAALVSGLNTNLPDQLPSNIGNPVFSAPNNDTLKLDFDVLAA, via the coding sequence ATGGATAAACGAAATTGTAAAAAAGGCTCTAGCCGTAATAATTTCAAAATCGAACAACTCGAACCCCGCATGATGATGAATGCGGATGTTGTTTTAGATGACTTTGGGGACAATATATCCAATGTTTCAACTACAGTTGAAAGTGCCTTGAATGAAGTTGATGATTTGCGGTTGTCTGGACTTGGCTTGAATGAGTCTCTTGATTCTGCTTCTGCATATTTTTCTGGTGTCGGCTCAAATATACGGTCTTTGGTATCTACGGCATTCGAGAACTATAGAGATGCATTGCCCGATGGGACAACATCTGTCCCCTTGGCTGCACTTGTTTCTGGATTGAACACGAATCTCCCAGATCAGTTACCGTCAAATATTGGAAATCCCGTTTTTAGTGCCCCAAATAATGATACACTCAAGCTAGATTTTGATGTTCTTGCCGCCTAG
- a CDS encoding nucleotidyl transferase AbiEii/AbiGii toxin family protein: MATSDKNTISLSEFYEENLYRLQDGVLNIVKNCGTPLYLTGGTALSRAYYRHRYSDDLDFFVNNDNSFNQYVDAVLDGLRKAGYDWSVETGFVKSPDFRTLVLRHPDFQMGLKLDFVNDVAAHYGEITETDLFYRTDSVRNILSNKVTAIFRMSAKDIVDIHRICLNEKFEWREVFEEVREKELGVEPLDVSQVMQGITQAAFESIKWKCGLTFAEFKRDIDMIAADMLCLKDNGLNDRSMK, from the coding sequence ATGGCGACTTCAGACAAAAATACGATTTCGCTTTCGGAATTCTACGAGGAGAACCTGTACAGGCTCCAAGATGGGGTTCTGAATATTGTGAAAAACTGCGGCACACCTTTGTATCTGACCGGTGGAACCGCGCTTAGCAGGGCGTATTACCGCCACCGCTATTCAGACGACCTGGATTTCTTTGTCAACAACGACAATTCCTTCAATCAGTATGTCGACGCCGTTCTAGATGGTCTTCGAAAGGCCGGCTATGACTGGAGTGTCGAAACGGGATTTGTCAAGTCTCCCGATTTCAGGACCCTTGTCTTAAGACATCCCGATTTCCAGATGGGGCTGAAACTCGATTTCGTAAACGATGTCGCCGCACACTATGGCGAGATAACCGAAACGGACCTGTTCTACAGGACGGATTCTGTCAGGAACATTCTTTCGAATAAGGTGACCGCGATTTTCAGGATGTCGGCAAAGGACATTGTGGATATCCATCGGATATGCCTGAACGAAAAATTCGAATGGCGGGAAGTCTTTGAAGAAGTCAGGGAAAAGGAACTGGGCGTAGAACCATTAGATGTTTCCCAGGTCATGCAGGGAATAACGCAGGCTGCGTTTGAGAGTATCAAGTGGAAATGCGGATTGACCTTTGCCGAGTTCAAGCGGGACATCGATATGATTGCCGCCGACATGCTTTGCCTGAAGGACAACGGCTTGAACGACAGGAGTATGAAATGA